A genomic segment from Leopardus geoffroyi isolate Oge1 chromosome A2, O.geoffroyi_Oge1_pat1.0, whole genome shotgun sequence encodes:
- the ARIH2 gene encoding E3 ubiquitin-protein ligase ARIH2 isoform X4, with amino-acid sequence MLTAISCILPMALVSHSVAKLILVNFHWQVAEILDRYKSNSAQLLVEARVQPSPSKHVPTAHPPHHCAVCMQFVRKENLLSLACQHQFCRSCWEQHCSVLVKDGVGVGVSCMAQDCPLRTPEDFVFPLLPNEELRDKYRRYLFRDYVESHYQLQLCPGADCPMVIRVQEPRARRVQCNRCNEVFCFKCRQMYHAPTDCATIRKWLTKCADDSETANYISAHTKDCPKCNICIEKNGGCNHMQCSKCKHDFCWMCLGDWKTHGSEYYECSRYKENPDIVNQSQQAQAREALKKYLFYFERWENHNKSLQLEAQTYQRIHEKIQERVMNNLGTWIDWQYLQNAAKLLAKCRYTLQYTYPYAYYMESGPRKKLFEYQQAQLEAEIENLSWKVERADSYDRGDLENQMHIAEQRRRTLLKDFHDT; translated from the exons ATACAAGTCTAATTCTGCTCAGCTGCTTGTTGAGGCTCGAGTTCAGCCCAGTCCCTCGAAACAT GTTCCCACAGCCCACCCTCCTCACCACTGCGCAGTGTGTATGCAGTTTGTGCGGAAGGAAAACCTACTTTCTCTGGCCTGTCAGCACCAGTTTTGCCGTAGCTGCTGGGAGCAGCACTGCTCAGTACTTGTCAAGGACGGTGTGGGTGTAG GAGTCTCTTGCATGGCTCAGGACTGCCCACTGCGAACACCAGAGGACTTCGTGTTTCCATTGCTGCCCAATGAAGAATTGAGAGACAAATACAGGCGCTACCTCTTTAGGGACTATGTGGAG AGTCATTACCAGCTCCAGCTGTGCCCTGGTGCAGACTGCCCCATGGTTATTCGGGTACAGGAGCCTAGAGCTCGCCGAGTACAGTGCAATCGGTGCAACGAGGTCTTCTG tTTCAAGTGTCGTCAGATGTATCACGCCCCCACAGACTGCGCCACAATCCGGAAATGGCTCACGAAGTGTGCAGATGACTCTGAAACAGCCAACTACATTAGTGCTCACACTAAAGAC TGTCCAAAGTGTAACATCTGCATTGAGAAGAACGGAGGCTGCAATCACATG CAATGCTCCAAGTGTAAACACG ACTTCTGCTGGATGTGTCTAGGAGATTGGAAGACCCATGGCAGCGAGTACTATGAGTGCAGTCGGTACAAGGAGAACCCCGACATTGTCAACCAGAGCCAGCAAGCCCAGGCCAGGGAGGCCCTCAAGAAGTACTTGTTTTACTTTGAGAGG TGGGAAAACCACAACAAGAGCTTGCAGCTGGAGGCACAGACGTACCAGCGGATTCATGAAAAGATTCAGGAGAGGGTCATGAATAATCTGGGGACATGGATCGATTGGCAGTACCTACAGAATGCTGCCAAGCTCTTGGCTAAG TGCCGATACACCCTGCAGTACACTTACCCATACGCGTACTACATGGAGTCTGGACCCAGGAAGAAATTG TTTGAATACCAGCAGGCTCAGCTGGAGGCTGAGATCGAAAACCTGTCATGGAAAGTGGAGCGCGCAGACAGCTATGACAGAGGG GACTTAGAGAACCAGATGCACATAGCAGAGCAGCGGAGGAGAACCCTGCTGAAGGATTTCCATGACACCTAG